From one Anopheles cruzii chromosome 3, idAnoCruzAS_RS32_06, whole genome shotgun sequence genomic stretch:
- the LOC128272383 gene encoding putative inorganic phosphate cotransporter, whose translation MIKSMRSFDFGVAGPSAERQPLLGPGKDQWPIEFREGKHCPKPGWLLGYGAEVRHPCMECLSRVFIIPQRVVLAIMGFLAIMNAYTMRISLSIAITEMVNKTHGGSEDDGGVCPIDESENPDDFTGGEFDWDEELQGIILSSFYWGYVITHIPGGLLAEKFGGKWTLSLGILSTAIFTLITPWAVQSGGSTALIVIRVLMGLGEGTTFPALSALLATWIPAKERSKLGSVVFGGGQVGTIVGNLLSGVLLHNIDGWSSVFYFFGGMGILWFVIFSLICYSDPESHPFITEKEKAYLKRELGTLERDRTLPPTPWRFILTSVPMMALVCAQIGHDWGFFIMVTDLPKYMSDVLRFSIKDNGLYSSLPYLVMWIVSLSTGVLSDWLITSGRMTITFGRKLFTTIASVGPACFIVGASYAGCEKAIVVMLFTFAMGFMGTFYPGMKVNPLDLSPNYAGTLMAITNGIGAITGIIAPYVVGVMTPNHGLDEWRIVFWISFGIFNVTNLVYVIWASGEIQPWNTPHLMNQSVEVGEGNESKEAEAQKSVQSQDAIKN comes from the exons ATGATAAAAAGTATGCGATCGTTCGATTTCGGAGTGGCCGGACCGTCGGCGGAACGGCAACCGCTTCTGGGACCGGGCAAGGATCAGTGGCCGATCGAGTTTCGCGAGGGGAAACACTGTCCCAAGCCAGGCTGGCTGCTCGGTTACGGGGCGGAAGTGCGACATCCGTGCATGGAATGTCTGTCAAGGG TTTTTATAATCCCGCAACGGGTCGTCCTGGCGATCATGGGCTTCCTGGCGATCATGAACGCGTACACGATGCGCATCTCGCTGTCGATCGCCATCACGGAAATGGTGAACAAGACGCACGGTGGCTCGGAGGATGACGGAGGCGTTTGTCCGATCGACGAGTCGGAGAACCCGGACGACTTCACCGGCGGTGAGTTCGACTGGGACGAGGAACTGCAGGGCATCATCCTGTCGTCGTTCTACTGGGGCTACGTCATCACGCACATTCCGGGCGGTTTGCTGGCGGAGAAGTTCGGTGGCAAGTGGACCCTCAGCTTGGGCATCCTGTCGACGGCCATCTTCACGCTCATCACACCCTGGGCCGTGCAGTCCGGTGGCTCGACCGCTCTGATCGTAATCCGAGTGTTGATGGGGCTCGGCGAGGGCACCACGTTCCCGGCGCTGAGTGCCTTGTTGGCCACCTGGATCCCGGCGAAGGAGCGCAGTAAGCTGGGGTCGGTAGTGTTCGGTGGCGGTCAGGTCGGTACGATCGTCGGGAATCTACTGTCGGGGGTGTTGCTACACAACATCGATGGCTGGTCGTCGGTGTTTTACTTCTTCGGCGGTATGGGCATCTTATGGTTCGTCATCTTC TCACTCATCTGCTACAGTGATCCAGAGTCGCATCCGTTCATCACCGAGAAGGAGAAAGCGTACCTGAAGCGGGAGCTCGGAACGCTGGAGCGCGATCGTACGCTTCCGCCGACGCCTTGGCGCTTCATCCTCACGAGCGTTCCTATGATGGCCCTGGTGTGCGCCCAGATCGGTCACGATTGGGGCTTCTTCATCATGGTAACCGATCTGCCGAAGTACATGAGCGACGTGCTGCGGTTCTCGATCAAGGACAATGGCCTCTACTCCTCGCTGCCCTACCTGGTGATGTGGATCGTGTCGCTTTCGACCGGTGTCCTCAGCGATTGGCTCATCACTTCCGGCCGCATGACGATCACGTTCGGACGCAAGCTGTTCACCACCATCG CTTCCGTTGGGCCGGCTTGTTTCATCGTCGGTGCTTCGTACGCCGGATGCGAAAAAGCGATCGTCGTTATGCTGTTCACCTTCGCCATGGGTTTTATGGGAACGTTCTACCCCGGAATGAAAGTGAACCCTCTGGATCTGAGTCCAAACTATGCTGGTACACTGATGGCCATTACGAACGGTATCGGTGCCATCACCGGTATTATTGCCCCGTACGTCGTCGGTGTGATGACACCCAAT CACGGATTGGACGAGTGGCGCATCGTGTTCTGGATTTCGTTCGGCATATTCAACGTTACCAACCTGGTGTACGTTATTTGGGCCTCGGGCGAGATTCAACCCTGGAATACGCCCCATCTGATGAACCAATCGGTCGAGGTCGGCGAAGGAAACGAGTCGAAGGAAGCCGAGGCGCAGAAAAGTGTACAATCTCAAGATGCCATTAAAAACTGA